A DNA window from Arcobacter sp. LA11 contains the following coding sequences:
- the recJ gene encoding single-stranded-DNA-specific exonuclease RecJ encodes MSKITKSELYNLLEARHQNNTYSRLANIPVPDSFKDIKRATSRIKEAISNKEQITIVGDYDVDGVVSTTIIVDFFNKIGVKVNYIIPNRFKHGYGLSPKIVDMIDSGLVITVDNGISAVDAALKLKDKGIDLIITDHHTVGEEIPDAYAIINPKQEDCTFPLKEICGAQVAWYLCAALKKELDKNVDMQEFFDLLCVAIIADIMPMTSLNYTMVKHGLKKIKTSQRPAFRKINEMMQKKFYVSDDVGFTIAPKINSAGRMDDASVALSFLLSQTDYEANEALQLLEELNCYRKTLQEDISQKANSASNPNDNAIIVWGEDWHEGVIGIVASKLSNSFKKPAFIFSVKDGIAKGSARANANINLHTIITETSDLLLGFGGHKNAAGLSLKASNLEEFKSRINNLLNVEPKELHIEHNVLGELDVSCVDIEFLNIIETFEPYGLENHRPIFKISNSKVLKSQLFGRDKNHLKLTLNSDGFVFEALRFHADRKILADNIDLVVSINKNEFRGQISPQFLIQDIL; translated from the coding sequence ATGTCTAAGATTACAAAATCAGAACTTTATAATCTACTTGAAGCAAGGCATCAGAATAACACCTATTCTCGTCTTGCAAACATTCCTGTTCCAGATAGTTTTAAAGATATCAAAAGAGCTACAAGCAGAATAAAAGAAGCAATTTCTAATAAAGAGCAAATAACAATTGTTGGTGACTATGATGTTGATGGAGTAGTTTCAACAACTATTATCGTAGACTTTTTCAATAAAATTGGAGTAAAAGTAAACTATATTATTCCAAATAGATTTAAACACGGATATGGTTTATCTCCTAAAATTGTTGATATGATAGATAGTGGTTTAGTTATCACTGTAGATAATGGAATCTCAGCAGTTGATGCGGCTCTAAAATTAAAAGACAAAGGTATCGATTTAATCATCACAGACCATCATACAGTAGGTGAAGAAATTCCAGATGCATATGCAATTATAAATCCAAAACAAGAAGATTGTACTTTTCCTTTAAAAGAAATCTGTGGAGCACAAGTTGCATGGTACCTTTGTGCTGCATTGAAAAAAGAATTAGATAAAAATGTAGATATGCAAGAATTTTTTGACCTTTTATGTGTAGCTATAATTGCAGATATAATGCCTATGACAAGTTTAAACTATACAATGGTTAAACACGGTCTAAAAAAAATAAAAACTTCTCAAAGACCTGCATTTAGAAAAATAAATGAAATGATGCAAAAAAAGTTTTATGTATCAGATGATGTAGGATTTACAATTGCTCCAAAAATAAATAGTGCAGGAAGAATGGATGATGCCTCAGTAGCATTATCTTTTCTTCTATCTCAAACAGACTATGAGGCAAATGAAGCTTTACAACTATTAGAAGAATTAAACTGTTACAGAAAAACTCTTCAAGAAGATATATCTCAAAAAGCAAATAGTGCTTCTAATCCAAACGATAATGCAATTATCGTTTGGGGAGAAGATTGGCATGAAGGTGTTATAGGAATTGTAGCTTCAAAGCTCTCTAATTCATTTAAAAAACCTGCTTTTATATTTTCAGTTAAAGATGGTATTGCAAAAGGAAGTGCTAGAGCAAATGCAAATATAAATCTTCACACAATTATAACTGAAACATCAGACCTATTATTAGGTTTTGGTGGACATAAAAATGCTGCAGGACTTTCTCTTAAAGCTTCAAACCTAGAAGAGTTTAAAAGTAGAATAAATAATCTACTAAATGTAGAACCAAAAGAATTACATATAGAACACAATGTTCTAGGTGAGCTTGATGTATCATGTGTAGATATAGAGTTTTTAAATATTATAGAAACATTTGAACCATATGGACTTGAAAATCATAGACCTATTTTTAAAATATCAAATTCTAAAGTTTTAAAATCACAACTTTTTGGACGAGATAAAAATCATTTAAAACTTACATTAAATAGTGATGGTTTTGTTTTTGAAGCATTAAGGTTTCATGCAGATAGAAAAATATTAGCAGATAATATAGATTTAGTAGTATCTATAAATAAAAATGAATTTAGAGGACAAATTAGCCCCCAATTTTTAATTCAAGACATTTTATAA